The DNA region catcaagagcattaatgaagggggagcaatatCAGAAGAGAGCAGCTCTACAGGGGGAGTCTTAGATGATgaaattgacaaggtaagtcaggtacaatccTTATCGCCTAAtaagctatttaaatttataaagtttctgACTAAAATATCTCATAAattagaagtagaaaataaggAGTTAAAATCAACATTAGCTATTTCTTATCAATTAGAACATTTTGAAAAAgtgaaattgaaaaatgaaaatttgaaaacagAAATAGAAGAGCTGAAAAATCGTACATGCAcacatattaaaagatataatGATTTAAATTGGCACCTTAGATTTCATACGAGCAAAATCAGAAAACTATCAAGAAAATATGTACCTAAGAAATTTCTGATTgacccagttggaaggaaccgaTATTgtgtttcaaaatcatatttgaattaaatatttaaatttaggactttcagagagtagattacatgtttgatttccttaagaggctttgtctagaaagtgattgttgctccaataaccaagaaggtctagtgcctcgtcatagcttgaaagccaattaatgaaataaaatgtttaattgactaactgataaaacatttacttgtgattaataatgctttaaatagttgtCAAAATTACTTAAACATTCTTTTCTCacatcatttttaacttagaaaattttttttgtaaaacttaaagtttttaaaaattatctgtctcaaagttttttaaaactttatcaaCTCAAAATTTTTTTCCCTTAGAATTTTGaggtaccccatttttatgtgatcaaaggggagaaggaaaaattacatctagggggaggtagcttaaaattAATAGCAAGTTTATTACTTTTAccttatgttggtttaccctaacttaacttgggttactcacatcaaaaagggggagattgttggaacctcaaggtagttttgatgtgttcaaacaagttaggttaggtcctgttgggtttaaccttgtgtctaagtgtgcaggaacttaggagcacaagaagtcgagtaaaaggtacagctagcgagaaggacaacacagaagagagccgatgagctcggtgcgtctgagggacgaggtgttgcaaaagagtacgcgggcggatgaTAAGGAGGCGCatgacatttctgagggacgagaagctggagcggaaggttgctcgggaaggctggaagttgggttcgggtgagccctatttcagatggctgaaatcacccaagctagtggagtcggagcggaagacccagaccgaggcgaccGGAACAAGAGCAGAAGATTCGGACGAAAAAAGTCAATtgtgttgactttcctggtccggaTGCCTAAACTAGtttggggcgcccggaccatcaGAGTGTCCGGAATCCAAACTTTACCTAAATCGATGTGGCATTTAACCATTACGTCGAGGATAGAATTTTATCTCATTCCAagcacctagaacccttccacGTGCCCctaccagggctataaatacaaccctgatccaagaggttcagaacaacacttgtgattCATTCTAGTTTTGTTTTGTTCTGAATTGAGTACttcaattgttgtaagaggcttctccgtctaaaGGAGATTGTTTACTGAGCTCCAACttgcttggattaacaacctcccccgttgtaaccaagtaactcttttgtgtCTCTTTTTTTcaatcatttattttatttatgcaagtgttagattaacTAAGACGTAAATtcgagaaagtttttttttatttgtcggggctattcacctccctctagccggccgctaaCGGTCCCACAGGTTCAAGATGCAAAATGCAAATCCAATGTCAACTCCATGCATCATAGGTTTGAAGCTAACTAAGAATGGTGAAGGAAAGATGGTGAATCTAACCATATTTCAAAGCCTAGTTGGGAACTTGATGTATCTCACTGCCACTAGACCCGACATTATGTACACAGTAAGTTTGATTGGAAGGTTTATGGAAAAACCTTATTTAAATCATTGGGAAATGGCAAAAAGGGTTTTTCGATATGTTAAAAGAACTATTAATTATGACATCTTCTATAAATCACATGTGCCTATCAAACTTGTTGGTTATACATATAGTGATCTTGGAGGAAGTATTGATGATTCTCGAAGTACTTCCGGTTATATTTTCAACCTTGGTAGTGGAGCAATCTCCTGGTGTTCAAAAAAGCAATAAATTGTAGCACTCTCAATTACCGAAGTTGAATAAGTTTCTTCAGCAGAGTGTCAAACTTTATGGTTACAGAAAATTCTTGAAAGTCTTAAATGCAAGAAAAATAATCCAATGATATTATATTGTGATAACCATTCTACAATTTTTGTATCAAAGGATCCAGTACAGCATGGAAGAACAAAGCACATCCGCATGCAATTTCATTTCCTAAGAGAACTTGTTAATAAAGGTGAAATCAACCTAGAGTATTGTTATAGAAATGAACAACTTGCtaatttttttacaaagacacttgaaggatctatattttcaaaaaatcttGAAGCTCTAGGAGTAAGAAGCATATTTGGTTTACAGGAGGCATTGTTCGGTTAAACCAAATTCAAGAATCAAATTACAAATTGATTTCAAATGTCTCTTCTACTTCTACAAGAAGTAAAGTTCAAGTTCATCTCAGGTGCCTCTTCATGGATTCATTGTACCTCTTTGTGGATTCATGAATCTTATTAGTTAATACATTTAATGTTTTTTTTGTCTTGTTGATTTTCATGCcatctaaaaatatataaatatggaTGAAGTGTTACATTTGAGTAATGTGTTGTAGCAACAAGAAGTTCAATACAAAGAAATCATATTTGCTTCATAATCTTCTCTTTTTCCATAAATTCCGTGCTTTAGTTACAtggccttcttcttcctccttcagaGGAGCATAGTTTCAAATCGTTATGCaaagttcctaagctacttttggaagatATTATGAGAAAAATTAGGCACAGAGCTTTTGTTTTCTATAACTTATCATCCACAAAtagatggacaaactgaggtagtaaatcaAACTTTGTCTACTTTGTTACAAGCTatcattcaaaataatttaaaaggttgggaagattgtttaccacatgttgaatttgcttatactAGATAtgtgcattctactactaatttttcaccttttgaagtgTTATATGGGTTCAATCCTTTAGCTCATTTGGATTTGTCACCTTTGTCTATCTCCGAGTGTGCTAGTTTAGATGGTATAAGAAAagatgagtttgtgagacaaatgtaCGCAAGCTAACAAGAGACGAAAGAGTGTGATCTTTGAACTTGAAActtgggtttgggttcatataAGAAAGGATAGATTCCCTACTAAacgtcgtactaagttgcatcTATGAGGAGATGGACCATTTCAACTCATTACTtgaatcaatgataatgcctacaagcttgacttacaaggtgagtataatgtgagtgctacattaatgtttctgatctttctcccTTGATGTAGATAATCAAGATTTGAGGACGAATCCTTTTAAAGAGAGGGGGAATGATGGAGTTAAAGATGGAGATCAAGTTAAGGTCatggaagcacttaatgtgctaattgaaaatgtgaaggccaaagctacacTTGAATAAGGTTTGACCAAAAGCACGTCATGTAGTTTAGTCAATCTAATTCAAGCATTGGATGAACTTAATTAGTCACTTAAGTCTCATGTTTATGTAGTAGAGATATGATTGATATTTAGGATCAATTtctacctttatttgggttgtaatagtgtcataagcttaaaatggctaagtagtacCTTTATTTGGGTCTTTACTAAATGAACTTTCTTTTGGTCTTTTAGGGTCACACATATATCTTTTGACTTGtttcaatctaaagcatggtgagactctcacttgttggttcttcattaaatagaatttatcaagaCATTCCCTTGTTGtgttcaaagacttatcaacctccatcccaaAATTGtaacgtcttccatcttctataccaaggttcatacTTTACTAAGTATTGAATTGAGATTCTTTTCATCTATCTTATCGATGTAGATTTTTCTTCTTCAAATTGTTATGGATTAGTAAGATATCTTCTCTTTAGGTTCACATCATCTAGTTCATGCGTGCTCTCTCACGAAGAACCTTCCATATTTGGGTGTCTTAAAAGGCAGTTTCCTAATTCCTAGCTAGTGTTCATTAATGAGCCATGAATGGCCTTGATTTATTATGAACTTGCACGCACTTATTTTTAGTTAATGATCTTGCTGTAGATCCTTTGCTTACCCTTCATTGATTCTTTACTTGTCTAACTAAACTCCTTAAAGATGATGACCCAAACACCTATCATCTTCTCCCACTTGTGTGGCCACATTGAGTCAATATGATCTGGCATATATAGAATATAGGCAAGATGCTGACAAAATCTAAAATCAATATCAATTCTTAATTAGTATGACAATATTGTGTcacaaaattacataatttacaGTAGCTGTCCCGTTCACCTCACCTTTGGCACAAAGAGCAGTAACATGAATTCTCATGCTGTATACCAATAACCAACTCAACGTCAATGTGTGCCAACAAAGAAACTAATTGGAATGCTTGAAGCATTATCTTGGACGAAAGAGGGCCACACTTTTTGGCCAACAAGACAAAGCACTAGGTCACTCTTCCTATTCACACCTTAACCAATTACTCACATAATGGTTAGCAATGTAGAATCTTATCCTTGCACAATTGTAGCTCGATCATCACAAGACAGAATGGTAGGTGCCAATACAATATGTTCCTCTTTTTGACCATGTTTGCTAGTGCTTTTGCCTCCATCATCCTTTGAAAACCCAACCGATATCTCATACTTTTGTTAGACCAACTCAACAGTGACAAAAAGCTATGATCCTGTTGGTAAGACTCACGAAAGATGCATAAAACTAGCATCACATGGATCATGACAAAGAAATAAGAAGAACAAATCGATCTCTATTTCTAGGGAAAGTATTAGAGATGCAACAGTATCTATTCAGAAAAAGAAACCTATTATTGGTCTGAATATTGTTTTAGGATAAATATATATCAGTCACATCCTTAATATGTCCAAAGGGGCCATAAAAGGAACTCTCCCTCTCTGTTAGCTGACAGCCATGGCTAACCTCTTATTAGCACTATCAATCCTCCTCCTCACTTTCCTCAACAGAGGTATGCATAATTCTTCCCAATTAGAGTTCCAATCTTCAATTTCTTCAATGATTTTGGTCCTTGTGCTATGGCGTGTGTGTGTGCAGGATCAGTGTTCTACACGGCCGCCGTTGAGTACAAGCCGGCGCCGGGGATAGCGGAGCAGCGACATCTGCACACCGACGACCGCCGGATGCTCGATCCTTTCCAGCTCTGCCTCGACTGCCGGTGTTGCGCTGCCAACGATTCGAGCATCTGCTCGATGATGCCATGCTGCTTCGGCATCGACTGCAACCTTCCGGAGAAGCCGTTCGGGTTCTGCTCCTTCGTTCCCAAGACCTGCAACTGCACCTCCTGCCAGTGACTCTGTTCTTCTTCACGAAAAGCTAAAGAAAGTAAATTTTAGCTTCTTAAttgatatatatttaaatatacgAACGATCATGGTATAGGGAACTGGAATATATATCTTGTTCATGAATTCAATCTTCTCTGATCAGCTTTGATGAGGAATCTGTCTTTCAACTGTTTCAGATTTATTCTTGCCCACTACggcaattattcaattaattctttttttttctttgggtGTGTGTGGAAGGAATAGATCATAAAATTCATTTGTGGGCAACAGGGAGGAAATTGCAACTATGAAAAAGGACAAATCTTTACTTCTGACTTCGTCTAACTCTGcttcttgcatgattgcatcaaAAACTATTGAGATGAATAATTTTCCTTCAATTTATCTCTTAAACAAATAGACTAACTGCGACATTGATTATGAGCAGTACAGTTTTCATCATTTACTTCATGAAAATCCAACAAAAAGACTTTGTTAATTGCATCTGTATTATCAAATAATTGATCAGGCATCTTCAAtctcatttcaaaatcattatcaAGTGAGAAAACAATGTTTACAGGGATCAGATGAGGAAGTTCATCACCAGGATATTGTATATAGTCAATCAGCACTGCAAAGAGACAACTCGTATACCATCCCAGCTAAAAAAATTCTTATTGCCTTGTTGATAGGGCAATTGCTTTAGAAAacctctaaaattaattattaatttattacaATTTCTGATTCATTTAATGGCCTGTCGAGTTGaggttatattttctaaaaaaaaaaaccttaaaaacctctggaattatttattaatttatcaaaatttctaTCTAATTTAATGCCATGTTCCTAGACTATTGTATGGCAAAGTGTATACATATTTCCTATTAAGAGATTGGAATTGCTAACATATATGATATGGTGAATGAGGCAGGACCCTTGAGCGGACAATAAAGTTAAGTTGACTAGCTTATATAGAGGTCAAAGTCCAAGAAAGATCAACTTAAACACTCTAGTGCCAAGATGGCTCTTGAAGGCCGATTGGAGGGACGAGGTAAACCCCTTAAGGGATGTAGAACAGGGTCCCCAAAAGTCGAGTGGATAGCTCCGATCGAATATTGACAAGGGTCACGAAGCCCAAATTAAATAGTCAAGCATCCTAAGTATTTTAATGAGCACACAAGATGGTTCCCTCTACAACACTGATCGGATGGTTACGATCAGACATTTGAGGGAATTCCCAAGTCCAATCGAACGTGGGGCGAAACAGATTCCCTAAGCCTTTAAGTGACTAAGACCTATCGTGTAATTGAATCTTCAAACATCACTCTAAGTCTGCTAAAGTCCTACTTTCTTACAATGACCTCACGAGCGCTCAACCTCCTGAAGCCGATCGGTTATGATAGCATACCTGGCCTGATCAGACTCCAACAAGGTTGATTCTGCTAAAGGAGCATCACTGGGGCCCATTAAGACCATTGGAGGCCTATCCAGTTCGAATTCCTCATTTACGGGCTCATAAGGCCTTCTCTTAAGTGACACATGTTCACTACTAAAAGATAGCCCATTGTCTCATTTAATGTCACATAGAAGTTTGTCAAAAAATCCCTAATGTATTTTTACAACTCATACTTGAGACATTCCTATGGCAAGGTACTGTTTAAGCATGGTGGTAAGATAGGTTACATTGTCATGATAAGACACCTTGTTTCATGGGTCAAGGGTCAAGGGTCAAAGTGCTATATAAGAGGTCCTTTCTTCCCGCGCAAGTAAGCTCTCCAACATTTTTTATTGTTCATCACCGTCATTTTTACAGTTACTCAGATTTAACCCTGAAATTGACATAAGCGTTGGAATGATTGTGGGTCTGTCTACTGACATTTCTTTCTCTCTTAGTCTTCTGTGATGTGTCAGGCTAGTTCAAGACTTTGGACTCTCCCACTTTAAGGTCCTCCTGTAGTCAGCATGTCATCCAGCTCACCAGTTATACATCTTTATTGATTTCAGACAGAAACaatataaaagaaagaaagaaacaaagaataaagaagaaatagaagatgaaATAGGAGATACAAGTGATGCCTACAAATGGCTGTCCCTTCAGAAAACTATTGAATGGTTTCAGATTCGTTTCAATGGTGTTAGTAGTTTaatttgtgagatgagttaatgATAGATTCGCAATATGTCATTTGAACGAGCATGATTTATTGATGAAAACTTTAATACCATGAAAAGTAGAGTGAGATAGTTGAAAAGGAGGAGGAGACAGACCGAGTGATTGGCTACATTTTTTTTTGTGTCGCTGTTGACACCTGACACCACTGACAATTATGTATGTATAGAAGCTTATTGGTATGTACAAAGATCGTGATATAAAAGAGTCATCAGAACTCTACCAAGTGAGGTGAAAATGCTCTGATAATTTACAGTCTTTGTTCTGCAGTATACACTGATAGAAAGAGTTCATATGACATACTGATAATTCAATTTGATTGTCAGCTAAAAATGCTTTCAACATCGGGTTATCTTCATTTTGTAGATTCACGTTTGAGAAGTGCTAATAGGTATGCTTAATTATATGAAATTTCTATACGAGAATTTCAGAGGAGAAGTGCTAATAGGTATACAGTTCAATAGAAGATAGAAGACACTAAAAACTACAAGTGGATAATTTGAGCAAGATATATCCCTTCTTACGATCAATGAAAAATTTACAATGATCATGACTTGAATACTAGCTATTTAATCCATTTTATGTCTTTTTAACAATTTATTAACACAAAACATTGAACTTTCAGTTTTTTTAGTGACAGAGTTACAACTACCAAAAAAGGTTGTACCTTATGAGTTATATGGCATGGCCTAACATATTCAACTGCACTCTAGAGTTGAGATTATCTTCAAGTCAACTGTATCGCCATGTTATTGTGATCGCTgtattaattagttgaatatatAATGTTCATACAGATTGGACATTGATCAAACTTGTTTCTGGAGTTTCCAGTGCAACATGTTTTTGACCTGCAACAAACCTGAATTAAGTTTAGTGTACAACTGCAGTTGTGCTTCATTTCATAATCTTTTGTGGgttttcatttcaaaaattaagACATCTCCATCATGAGAATTCTCATTGATTAGCCATCAAAATCATCATTTGATTTACCATGTGGCTGTCCCTGTAGAAGGTGGTGTGCCCACTCAATGCAGGACCATCTTGGTAGAGAAGCAAGTAGTTAGTATTTGATATGAGCCCTTCTTCCTATGTTGCGCTAAAGATCGACATTGGCATTGCTTGATAGTGTCCTCTGCTACTTCTGTCCCCCTAGTGAAGGAGTTCCAACGTGATCTGTTGTCATCATTTTGTCAATCCATTATATGGTTGTCATTAGCTAGCTCTTAATTCTCTTAAATCCCTCTATATGTGAGTTTAACCGTAATCACAACTTAAACTTAATTCAGATACTCATGATGTAACTCTGATACATTCAAGCCAACTTGCCTTTATTTCAGGTTCTAGTAATTAAGAAGTCTGGTGTAATTAAAATGATAAAGGTTTAGGAAATAAGAATAGGCTTAAACCAACTAAACAAGCTAAATAATCTTAATCAAAAGGTTAAGGATCATAAACATACAAACTAAGTTAATTTGACAAGCTAAAAAGGCTAATCATATGGAATCAAATATGTCGAATAAGTTAAACATATTAGATACAAAAAGTATTTTAGCCATGTTAAAGGTCTTTTAGACCTGTTTATTGGAGCAAGTTTGACTTGGAAAGTACTTTTACGCATGGAATTGACTAGACACTAATTATTTAAACACGAGAAACATACTTTTCATGTCACCGACTTTGTTAAATCATCATGacatcattaaatcaaattgtgtTAAATCATCATCACTAGAATTCTTGTCTATGTATCATGTATGTGGTtgttagtagtcgtccgtgatttttTCTCCGTATTAATCCTGATACGAATTAGCAAGGACGTTGAGGGCAAATATATTCACCTTTGTCACCAATGTATGTGGATCTTACGTTTTTGTTTTCTGAACCGTTCAAATAATATCCGTATTATTCTTGCCATCTGTCTCGTTAATGACTCATTAACAATGATTA from Zingiber officinale cultivar Zhangliang chromosome 4B, Zo_v1.1, whole genome shotgun sequence includes:
- the LOC121977378 gene encoding uncharacterized protein LOC121977378, with amino-acid sequence MANLLLALSILLLTFLNRGSVFYTAAVEYKPAPGIAEQRHLHTDDRRMLDPFQLCLDCRCCAANDSSICSMMPCCFGIDCNLPEKPFGFCSFVPKTCNCTSCQ